The following coding sequences are from one Mytilus trossulus isolate FHL-02 chromosome 8, PNRI_Mtr1.1.1.hap1, whole genome shotgun sequence window:
- the LOC134728237 gene encoding metabotropic glutamate receptor 3-like: protein MALSTGLLAFCLLNAVFGQEDCPATTTPCFYENIGFYPAGNNQANEHYYIGGLFGVHEMPNDAYSCSRSAIRDRGIINLQAFLWGVQNIGSTISAGGVALDSCSSSDQNIENILSFETCKVTLGETNPVSPRNLLAYVGPDRSTQVPAVSSLLYEMNKTHISHAATSPRLRDGDKDSFFLRTVPTDVKDVLMMKELLGKLNAKYVIAIYQDDEYGMGLFESFNSTMSQASVCIVYKVKMTSTNMAEIASQLRTRIATRYVALLMTSDNVKMLFDYLRSTSVSFPIGQFSFIGTSSWGTLTDVTSGGGISGYTVQISAPTSIENEVNQFYTYLESLKPSQNMRNPWYDKWWRSKVDCPTGILADCEATKSLVGKSYRDVYTPFTLMAIKAIKKGIEAVSQSECVGSAQVLCSNLLNQHNRGQLIRNAIILATDNSGRRYFQDNGELADNLVNFKIYKIDSTGSYNVFANYDGNNFILSGVAPAIDSQCPNSPCLECGEMPSSTQPTTKPPTTTTVTTTTDITEGGKYTQVLMLSTQEFTGVYADQQRDMYELRFELGQKWIIALGVLAGVGLLAVLVFEIYILYKLMGTKTGRQWRTLWLGQLLLFGIFLSYLTLFAYLPIPTDATCGITRFGVGLSYSIMFAVLLVKLMVILTSKSSEQSILADDIASPNYLKGIYQFLMFVFVVGVQVVIDAQWLILVPPRAVKVITNNGDEAWVCNHFTWEAKTGWRDMKNFVRTGFENHLISLVYIMFLILMNTVVAMRAHGIITNHRESIFIGIASGFCIPIWIAWGLVAGLNREHDVSHEFTDACMAFGLFITASLVLFSMFLPKVRQLVNMGVEGIYLEDDRESYYAQSVIMAPPSYKSRPSSVIYVNHTDPVVLSNGDPNHLKHPGSMYSGHSAPVYTKRPDAMYATASKSLKLTNDLSGKHPQQQERKRPQSEAGYMYRKTRSESGGTVRSLRKSRSQTDLGAL from the exons ATGGCGTTATCGACGGGTTTACTCGCCTTCTGTTTACTGAATGCTGTTTTTGGACAAGAAGACTGTCCGGCCACCACCACACCTTGTTTCTACGAGAACATCGGATTTTATCCGGCAGGCAATAACCAAGCTAATGAACATTACTACATCGGTGGATTATTTGGTGTCCACGAGATGCCAAATGATGCTTACTCATGTTCCAGATCCGCAATACGAGACCGCGGAATAATAAATCTCCAGGCATTCTTATGGGGAGTTCAAAATATTGGTAGTACCATATCTGCAGGGGGCGTGGCGTTAGATTCATGCTCCTCCTCGGATCAAAATATCGAGAACATTCTCAGCTTTGAAACATGTAAAGTAACACTTGGCGAGACCAACCCAGTATCGCCTAGAAATTTACTGGCATACGTAGGTCCAGACCGAAGTACACAAGTACCAGCAGTCTCTTCATTGTTGtatgaaatgaataaaactCATATCAGTCATGCCGCCACATCGCCACGTTTACGTGATGGCGATAAAGATTCGTTTTTCTTACGAACAGTACCGACTGACGTAAAAGATGTCCTAATGATGAAAGAACTCCTGGGTAAATTAAATGCTAAGTACGTTATTGCTATCTATCAAGACGATGAGTATGGGATGGGACTGTTTGAGTCGTTCAATTCCACGATGTCTCAAGCAAGTGTGTGTATAGTCTACAAAGTAAAAATGACATCAACAAATATGGCTGAGATAGCTTCACAGCTCCGTACCAGAATCGCTACTAGGTATGTCGCTTTGTTGATGACATCAGACAATGTTAAAATGCTTTTTGATTATCTCCGTTCAACAAGTGTATCATTTCCTATTGGTCAGTTTTCTTTCATTGGAACATCATCATGGGGGACTTTGACTGACGTCACAAGTGGTGGTGGCATTAGTGGTTATACAGTACAGATTTCCGCCCCAACGTCGATAGAGAATGAAGTCAATCAATTTTACACCTATTTAGAATCACTTAAGCCAAGTCAGAACATGCGTAATCCTTGGTATGATAAGTGGTGGAGGTCAAAGGTCGACTGCCCAACGGGAATTCTAGCTGACTGCGAGGCCACCAAATCTTTAGTTGGGAAATCTTATAGAGATGTCTATACCCCTTTTACTCTAATGGCTATTAAGGCGATAAAGAAAGGTATTGAGGCGGTGTCTCAGTCAGAGTGCGTTGGTTCAGCACAAGTCTTATGCTCCAATCTGTTGAATCAACACAATAGAGGTCAGCTGATCAGAAATGCCATAATTTTAGCCACAGACAACAGTGGCCGCAGGTATTTCCAGGATAATGGTGAACTGGCTGATAATTTGgtcaactttaaaatttataaaatagacAGTACCGGAAGTTATAATGTG TTTGCTAACTATGATGGAAATAACTTCATTCTATCTGGTGTAGCACCTGCCATAGATTCTCAATGTCCGAACTCTCCTTGTTTGGAATGTGGTGAGATGCCATCTTCGACGCAACCAACTACCAAACCACCAACGACGACTACAGTAACCACAACAACCGACATTACCGAGGGAGGGAAATACACACAAGTTCTCATGTTGTCAACACAGGAATTTACAGGAGTGTATGCAGACCAACAAAGAGATATGTACGAATTAAGATTTGAACTGGGCCAGAAATGGATCATTGCATTGGGAGTTTTAGCGGGAGTTGGTCTATTAGCTGTCcttgtatttgaaatttatattttatacaaattaatggGAACGAAAACTGGACGTCAATGGAGAACATTATGGCTAGGACAGTTGCTtctttttggcatatttttatCCTACTTAACTCTATTTGCATATTTACCTATCCCAACCGACGCTACTTGCGGTATCACACGCTTTGGTGTAGGTCTTTCATATTCAATTATGTTTGCTGTCCTTTTGGTTAAATTAATGGTCATTTTAACTTCAAAATCAAGCGAACAATCAATTTTAGCTGATGACATTGCATCACCTAACTATCTTAAAGGCATCTATCAGTTTCTCATGTTTGTATTTGTCGTCGGTGTGCAGGTAGTCATTGACGCACAGTGGTTAATACTTGTTCCCCCAAGAGCAGTCAAGGTCATCACAAATAATGGAGACGAGGCTTGGGTGTGCAACCATTTCACATGGGAAGCAAAAACAGGATGGAGAGATATGAAGAACTTTGTTCGAACTGGGTTCGAAAATCATCTAATTTCTCTAGTTTACATTATGTTTCTAATATTGATGAACACTGTCGTGGCCATGAGAGCCCATGGAATTATAACCAATCATAGAGAAAGCATTTTTATTGGAATTGCTTCTGGTTTCTGTATTCCAATCTGGATTGCATGGGGTCTTGTAGCAGGACTCAACCGGGAACACGACGTATCACACGAGTTTACGGACGCATGTATGGCATTTGGGTTGTTCATTACAGCTTCCTTAGTTCTATTTTCGATGTTTCTACCAAAAGTCCGCCAACTTGTCAACATGGGTGTAGAAGGCATATATCTGGAAGATGACAGGGAATCGTACTATGCACAGTCTGTCATCATGGCACCACCAAGCTATAAGAGCAGACCTAGCTCAGTAATATACGTCAATCATACAGATCCAGTTGTTCTTAGCAACGGCGATCCAA ATCATTTAAAGCATCCTGGGAGCATGTATAGTGGCCACAGTGCTCCAGTTTATACTAAACGACCAGATGCAATGTATGCAACTGCAAGTAAAAGTCTAAAATTAACGAACGATTTATCTGGGAAACATCCACAACAACAAGAGAGGAAACGACCTCAATCAGAGGCTGGATATATGTATAGAAAAACCAGATCTGAAAGTGGAGGTACTGTAAGGAGTTTAAGAA AATCGCGTTCACAGACAGATCTTGGTGCTCTATGA